In Niveispirillum cyanobacteriorum, the following proteins share a genomic window:
- a CDS encoding TolC family outer membrane protein, whose translation MDSSRLKQSPTSLILRRVARAALPAVALAFGLGLSPASAQSLQDALAQAYQSNPTLDAARAQLRATDELIPQAKSGFLPTINANGSASRNLQKNGPVETYWTEKSVGAEIVQPLFRGGRTVASLSRAEALVQAQRASLQSTEQSVLLAVAQAYSDVVRDEAVLQLTVNNEQVLKRQLEAANDRFRVGEITRTDVSQSESRLALSTSNRIAAEGALNASRATFARLIGAVPQGLTQAAPLTGLPASLDATIALAEQNNPQVLAAKFSERAADAAVDQVAGELLPTVSLVGSYSRTWDRPGTLGDLDNGAILARVTVPIYEAGGTTARVREAKQTASQRRIQIDEAVRGARETGIRAWEALSTARASIKSRNEQVRAANIALEGVRQEATVGSRTVLDTLDAEQELLNAQVELVRAQRDEVVASFQVMAATGQLSVGSLGLQVQTYDVEAHYNSASSKIWGLSAD comes from the coding sequence TCTGCAGGACGCGTTGGCCCAGGCCTATCAGTCCAATCCGACCCTGGACGCCGCCCGCGCCCAGCTGCGCGCCACCGACGAGTTGATCCCGCAGGCCAAGTCTGGCTTCCTGCCGACGATCAACGCCAATGGTAGCGCCAGCCGTAATCTGCAGAAGAACGGCCCGGTTGAGACCTACTGGACCGAGAAGTCGGTCGGTGCCGAAATCGTGCAGCCGCTTTTCCGTGGTGGCCGCACCGTTGCCAGCCTGAGCCGTGCCGAAGCTCTGGTACAAGCACAGCGCGCTTCCCTGCAATCCACCGAGCAGTCGGTGCTGCTGGCTGTTGCCCAGGCCTATTCCGACGTGGTTCGCGACGAGGCGGTTCTGCAGCTGACCGTGAATAACGAGCAGGTGCTGAAGCGTCAGCTGGAAGCGGCTAATGACCGGTTCCGCGTGGGTGAAATCACCCGCACCGACGTCAGCCAGTCCGAGTCGCGTTTGGCCCTGTCGACCTCCAACCGCATTGCCGCCGAAGGCGCCCTGAACGCCAGCCGCGCAACCTTCGCCCGCCTGATTGGTGCGGTGCCGCAGGGCCTGACCCAGGCTGCCCCGCTGACCGGCCTGCCGGCCTCACTGGACGCCACCATCGCGCTGGCGGAACAGAACAATCCGCAGGTTCTGGCGGCCAAGTTCTCCGAACGTGCCGCTGACGCCGCTGTCGATCAGGTCGCGGGCGAGTTGCTGCCGACCGTGTCGCTGGTCGGTTCCTACAGCCGCACCTGGGATCGCCCCGGCACCCTGGGCGATCTGGACAATGGCGCCATCCTTGCCCGCGTGACGGTTCCGATTTACGAGGCTGGCGGCACCACAGCGCGCGTGCGTGAAGCAAAGCAGACCGCTTCCCAGCGCCGTATCCAGATCGACGAGGCCGTTCGTGGCGCCCGCGAAACCGGCATCCGTGCCTGGGAAGCGCTGAGCACGGCCCGCGCTTCCATCAAGTCGCGCAATGAGCAGGTGCGTGCCGCCAACATCGCCCTGGAAGGCGTGCGTCAGGAAGCCACCGTCGGTTCGCGTACCGTCCTGGATACGCTGGACGCCGAGCAGGAACTGTTGAACGCCCAGGTCGAGCTGGTTCGCGCACAGCGTGACGAGGTTGTGGCCAGCTTCCAGGTGATGGCCGCCACCGGTCAGTTGTCGGTCGGCAGCCTGGGCCTGCAGGTCCAGACCTATGATGTGGAAGCGCATTACAACAGTGCTTCCAGCAAGATCTGGGGTCTGTCGGCTGATTGA
- a CDS encoding DUF2497 domain-containing protein yields MAMMMEPEPEPDFGPVEEEPLELTQMVQEEPEYYSPPPPPRRAPPPEDGGLISDYAADAASRAFASGLAGFRRGGPSLMGDGPVGRGDVTLEQIVYEIVRPMIREWLDDNLPTMVERMVKREIERVVRRGLD; encoded by the coding sequence ATGGCGATGATGATGGAGCCGGAGCCGGAGCCTGATTTTGGGCCGGTTGAGGAAGAGCCGCTGGAACTGACCCAGATGGTTCAGGAGGAGCCGGAATATTACAGTCCGCCACCCCCGCCGCGTCGCGCGCCGCCGCCTGAGGATGGTGGGCTGATTTCCGACTATGCCGCCGATGCGGCCAGTCGTGCCTTTGCGTCCGGTCTGGCCGGTTTTCGCCGTGGCGGGCCCAGCCTGATGGGCGATGGCCCCGTCGGTCGGGGCGATGTTACGCTGGAGCAGATCGTTTATGAGATCGTGCGCCCCATGATCCGTGAGTGGCTGGATGACAATCTGCCCACCATGGTTGAACGAATGGTCAAGCGTGAGATTGAGCGGGTAGTACGGCGCGGCCTCGACTGA